A DNA window from Streptomyces sp. 71268 contains the following coding sequences:
- a CDS encoding pyridoxal 5'-phosphate synthase produces MTSMSDDDQRAFRELLRTLRVWEDRLPHFDPEATPAEPLPLFHRWLREAADAGAREPHTMTLATADGEGRPSARVVMLHDVDEHGWHFASHRTSRKGRDLAARPYAALVFYWPEVGRQVRVAGRVVPAGPEESAADLRRRSPGALAAALVGRQSEVLDAYEELDRASDTAWERAQREPDAPAPTWTLYVLDPEEVEFFQGDEHRRHVRLRYRATDDGWTRELLWP; encoded by the coding sequence ATGACCTCGATGAGCGACGACGACCAGCGGGCCTTCCGCGAACTGCTGCGGACCCTGCGGGTCTGGGAGGACCGGCTGCCGCACTTCGACCCGGAGGCGACGCCGGCCGAGCCGCTCCCGCTGTTCCACCGCTGGCTGCGCGAGGCGGCCGACGCCGGGGCGCGGGAGCCGCACACCATGACGCTGGCGACCGCCGACGGCGAGGGCCGGCCCTCCGCGCGGGTGGTGATGCTGCACGACGTGGACGAGCACGGCTGGCACTTCGCCTCCCACCGCACCAGCCGCAAGGGCCGCGACCTGGCCGCGAGACCGTACGCGGCGCTGGTCTTCTACTGGCCCGAGGTGGGGCGCCAGGTGCGGGTGGCCGGCCGCGTGGTGCCGGCCGGGCCCGAGGAGAGCGCCGCCGACCTGCGTCGGCGCTCCCCGGGCGCGCTCGCCGCGGCCCTGGTCGGCCGGCAGAGCGAGGTGCTCGACGCGTACGAGGAGTTGGACCGGGCCTCGGACACCGCCTGGGAGCGCGCCCAGCGCGAGCCGGACGCCCCGGCCCCGACGTGGACGCTGTACGTCCTGGACCCGGAGGAGGTCGAGTTCTTCCAGGGCGACGAACACCGCCGGCACGTACGGCTGCGCTACCGCGCGACCGACGACGGCTGGACCCGCGAGTTGCTCTGGCCCTGA
- a CDS encoding GNAT family protein produces the protein MLEPVELEMYGLVLRPWEEQDLPAIERGLADPEYRRWSAVNSPAAYPDGAWDFLRTRTEGWRRGDMTSFAITDLTTSQVLGSVYAGTLDLDHRSARVGYWVLPEARGQRVAARGLETMTRWLFQHVGLHRLELGHAVGNDASCRVADRCAYRVEGIFRGAMVDLSRTPRDIHVHARLATDLPPYRFGQTAVPSAADAARAHTPAWAAPHQQP, from the coding sequence ATGCTGGAGCCGGTCGAGTTGGAGATGTACGGGCTGGTGCTGCGCCCCTGGGAGGAACAGGACCTCCCCGCCATCGAGCGTGGCCTGGCCGATCCGGAATACCGCCGCTGGAGCGCCGTCAACTCGCCCGCGGCCTACCCGGACGGCGCGTGGGACTTCCTCCGCACCCGCACCGAGGGCTGGCGGCGCGGCGACATGACCTCCTTCGCGATCACGGACCTGACGACCTCCCAGGTGCTCGGCAGCGTCTACGCCGGCACGCTCGACCTCGACCACCGCAGCGCCCGGGTCGGCTACTGGGTACTGCCCGAGGCCCGAGGCCAACGGGTGGCCGCGCGCGGCCTGGAGACGATGACCCGCTGGCTGTTCCAACACGTCGGCCTGCACCGGCTCGAACTCGGGCACGCCGTGGGCAACGACGCCTCGTGCCGGGTGGCCGACCGCTGCGCCTACCGCGTCGAGGGCATCTTCCGCGGCGCCATGGTGGACCTGTCGCGCACGCCTCGGGACATCCACGTGCACGCCCGACTGGCCACCGACCTGCCGCCGTACCGCTTCGGCCAGACCGCCGTCCCCTCGGCCGCGGACGCCGCCCGCGCCCACACCCCCGCCTGGGCGGCGCCCCACCAGCAACCCTGA
- a CDS encoding NAD(P)/FAD-dependent oxidoreductase — MADRTPAPHTPVYVIGGGPGGLAAAAALGERGVRAVVLERSHAVAGAWRAHYDRLRLHTTRRMSALPGLPIPRGYGRWVGRDDLVRYLEQYVEHHRLECVTGVEVARVARAAADGDTPPNPWVLHASGGRELAARAVVVATGYSRTPHLPDWPGRTEYAGELLHAADYRNAGPYQGKDVLVVGAGNSGAEIATDLADGGAGRVRLAVRTVPHVVRRSRLGWSAQRSAVLARQLPVPVADRVSAVRARLCAPDLAEHGLPRPTSVGVPGLYSRARAGAVPVRDTGLVRAVRAGRVEIVAAVESFDGDKPVLVDGSRVDAEVVIAATGYRPGLDDLVGHLDVLDARGLPRAHGARRLAAAPGLYFTGYANPASGMLRELATESRRIAQRIARDLR, encoded by the coding sequence ATGGCCGACAGAACTCCCGCCCCCCACACCCCCGTGTACGTCATCGGCGGCGGCCCCGGCGGACTCGCGGCGGCGGCCGCGCTCGGCGAACGGGGCGTGCGCGCGGTCGTCCTGGAGCGGAGCCACGCCGTGGCCGGGGCCTGGCGCGCGCACTACGACCGGCTCCGGTTGCACACGACCCGGCGGATGTCGGCGCTGCCGGGGTTGCCCATCCCGCGCGGGTACGGCCGCTGGGTGGGGCGCGACGACCTGGTGCGGTACCTGGAGCAGTACGTCGAGCACCACCGGTTGGAGTGCGTCACCGGCGTCGAGGTCGCGCGCGTGGCCCGCGCGGCGGCGGACGGCGACACCCCGCCGAACCCCTGGGTGCTGCACGCCAGCGGCGGGCGCGAGCTGGCCGCGCGGGCGGTCGTCGTCGCCACCGGGTACAGCCGCACCCCCCACCTCCCCGACTGGCCGGGCCGTACGGAGTACGCCGGGGAGTTGCTGCACGCGGCCGACTACCGCAACGCCGGCCCGTACCAGGGCAAGGACGTCCTCGTCGTGGGCGCCGGCAACTCGGGCGCCGAGATCGCCACCGACCTCGCCGATGGCGGCGCCGGCCGGGTCAGGCTCGCGGTGCGGACCGTGCCGCACGTCGTGCGCCGGTCCCGTCTCGGCTGGTCGGCGCAGCGGTCGGCGGTGCTGGCCCGCCAGTTGCCGGTGCCGGTGGCCGACCGCGTGTCGGCCGTCCGGGCCCGGCTGTGCGCGCCCGACCTCGCCGAGCACGGGCTGCCCCGCCCCACGTCGGTCGGCGTTCCCGGGCTCTACTCGCGCGCCCGGGCCGGCGCCGTCCCGGTGCGGGACACCGGGCTGGTCCGCGCGGTGCGGGCGGGCCGGGTCGAGATCGTCGCCGCGGTCGAGTCCTTCGACGGCGACAAGCCGGTGCTGGTGGACGGCAGCCGCGTCGACGCGGAGGTGGTCATCGCCGCCACCGGCTACCGCCCCGGCCTCGACGACCTCGTGGGCCACCTCGACGTCCTCGACGCCCGGGGCCTCCCGCGCGCGCACGGCGCGCGCCGCCTGGCGGCGGCCCCCGGCCTGTATTTCACGGGCTACGCCAACCCGGCCAGCGGCATGCTCAGGGAGCTGGCCACCGAGTCCCGCCGGATAGCCCAGCGGATCGCCCGCGACCTGCGGTAA
- a CDS encoding MFS transporter: MAYRELVTRPVLNWSFVALAARTPVAMAPLALVFLVRERPGGYTLGAVLAAAYVVGEVVGAVALGARLNSARARPHLALGLAVGAAAFAALGCAASAHPVLLGALAVVAGGAPAAAPGGLRALLTSLLPERLGTQALSMDAILTYAVWTASPALATGLALGVHPALPLLLAAALAACAAAGLWALPAGWDADESDREGASMLRTLAAAWPVYVTGAAALSLLALAELVLPALLEQRGIAVGWAGPVLAGYSVAAAVGAFLYGLRRWPGSLGTQSLVLLLAVIACVAGAAVLPGLALIAGAMLLAGLFQSGVQVARNLSLRDALPQSALAAGYSMLYAAVGLGYATSATLSGVIQNATSPSTAVLGGAGFALLLTLAVWVGERRSAATRRRATRADQTVATVFGAAASGATASGAADAGAADAGEAAPGVAGRAVSGPGAEGGAGGG; this comes from the coding sequence ATGGCCTACCGCGAACTCGTCACTCGCCCCGTGCTGAACTGGTCTTTCGTCGCCCTGGCGGCTCGTACGCCGGTCGCCATGGCGCCGCTCGCCCTGGTGTTCCTGGTGCGGGAACGGCCCGGCGGCTACACGCTCGGCGCGGTCCTCGCCGCCGCGTACGTCGTCGGCGAGGTGGTGGGCGCCGTCGCCCTGGGCGCGCGGCTGAACTCCGCACGCGCGCGCCCCCACCTCGCGCTCGGCCTCGCCGTCGGCGCCGCCGCCTTCGCCGCGCTGGGGTGCGCGGCCTCGGCGCACCCGGTGCTGCTCGGCGCCCTCGCGGTGGTCGCCGGAGGCGCGCCGGCCGCCGCCCCCGGCGGGCTGCGCGCGCTGCTGACCAGCCTGTTGCCGGAGCGCCTCGGCACGCAGGCGCTCAGCATGGACGCCATCCTCACCTACGCGGTGTGGACGGCATCGCCCGCGTTGGCGACCGGGCTCGCGCTCGGCGTGCACCCGGCGCTGCCGCTGCTGCTCGCCGCGGCGCTCGCGGCGTGCGCCGCGGCCGGCCTCTGGGCGCTCCCGGCGGGTTGGGACGCGGACGAGAGCGACCGCGAGGGCGCGTCCATGCTGCGCACCCTGGCCGCCGCCTGGCCGGTGTACGTCACCGGCGCCGCGGCGCTCTCGCTGCTCGCGCTCGCCGAACTCGTCCTGCCAGCCCTGCTCGAACAGCGCGGCATCGCGGTCGGTTGGGCCGGACCGGTACTCGCCGGCTACTCGGTCGCCGCCGCCGTCGGCGCCTTCCTCTACGGGCTGCGCAGGTGGCCCGGGTCGCTGGGCACGCAGAGCCTCGTGCTGCTGCTCGCGGTCATCGCGTGCGTGGCGGGCGCGGCGGTGCTGCCCGGGCTCGCGCTGATCGCGGGCGCCATGCTGTTGGCGGGGCTGTTCCAGTCGGGGGTGCAGGTGGCGCGCAACCTGTCGTTGCGCGACGCCCTGCCGCAGAGCGCGCTTGCCGCCGGCTACTCGATGCTGTACGCGGCCGTCGGCCTCGGGTACGCGACGAGCGCGACCCTCTCCGGCGTCATACAGAACGCGACGTCGCCGAGCACGGCCGTCCTCGGCGGGGCCGGGTTCGCGCTGCTGCTCACCCTGGCCGTGTGGGTCGGCGAACGACGTTCGGCCGCCACGCGCCGCCGCGCGACCCGCGCCGACCAGACCGTCGCGACGGTCTTCGGCGCGGCGGCCTCCGGTGCGACGGCCTCCGGCGCCGCGGATGCCGGCGCCGCCGATGCCGGCGAGGCGGCCCCCGGCGTGGCGGGGCGCGCGGTGAGTGGTCCCGGGGCCGAGGGCGGGGCCGGCGGCGGGTGA
- a CDS encoding MerR family transcriptional regulator, with the protein MRIGQLAERTGVSVRLLRYYGQQGLLRPRRLGNGYRVYAEDDVRLVRYIRSLLAAGLTTAVIGRLLPSVCERDGVLRPCTPELADELRRERDRIDEQVAELLASRRLLDEVIEAAPGHAP; encoded by the coding sequence TTGCGCATCGGCCAGCTCGCCGAGCGCACCGGGGTGAGCGTGCGGCTGCTGCGGTACTACGGGCAACAGGGCCTGCTCAGGCCGCGCCGGCTCGGCAACGGGTACCGGGTGTACGCCGAGGACGACGTACGGCTCGTGCGCTACATCAGGTCGCTCCTCGCCGCCGGCCTGACCACCGCCGTCATCGGCCGGCTGCTGCCGAGCGTGTGCGAGCGGGACGGGGTGCTGCGGCCGTGCACGCCGGAGCTGGCCGACGAGCTGCGGCGCGAGCGGGACCGGATCGACGAGCAGGTCGCCGAACTCCTGGCGTCACGGCGGCTGCTGGACGAGGTCATCGAGGCCGCTCCCGGCCACGCTCCCTGA
- a CDS encoding protein kinase, translating to MGRGGGPGPLRGRGLLAGRYRLGDHLGDGALGTVWQASDELVGREVAVKEPRLPAGLSPEQRARAYALLGQAARAAARIEHPSVITVHDVLTVEDRPWLVMELVRGGSLAATLRGATLGVRQAAHVGLAVAGALRAAHAAGIVHGDVKPGNILFGRQRPAAPASAPGAAPGAGDGARRIVLSDFGMVHAVDQQRRAALGDPAGAAVPGTGAAGPAAHGPVSALEFVAPERLGAEPAALAAPADLWALGVVLYAAVEGVLPFRRETPARTVAAMLDSAPHPPVRTGPLTELIGRLLARDPAARPGAEQAEEALRALAAAPEPQRSRPGNRPHKPSAMDTIQLRALRPGDPAPDAAAEPRPPSPSPSQPQRPPRSDDTQQLTALGNRPRPTDPAHQPARPHQPNPQDQHGQHGQPSQQGPVDQGAARHPAAGPAASPYDRAGAPLPPHSAGYGTSSGAGEAAGAGRAGGLPGALPPAVPMTARGAGAAGGASPDGAAAAKRGPWGGVRPRVAVGALGALVLVVGAGVFLLTGPLSDDEAAPAPPASAPPSTAASPTATPTPTAAPIDAGRPALPAGWRLHPHQPLTATVALPDGYALREASRTQADWVGGDKRAFTISLKRDTSRGATATEASEQQITWYRTTKDSAMEGVRTRRHSIDWYGQRARWIEVDYRAKGKREQRRRLELFVPGAEQRVYQLLIDTTATGPHRTEQDELFAIARDQLRVDTPPNPSATPTTDATPEAGTTPATDAKPDAEAEPDAKPDAQPGGDRESPSGRPAPKDD from the coding sequence GTGGGGCGGGGCGGGGGGCCGGGGCCGTTGCGCGGCCGGGGGCTGCTCGCCGGCCGCTACCGGCTCGGCGACCACCTCGGCGACGGCGCGCTGGGGACCGTATGGCAGGCCAGCGACGAACTCGTGGGCCGCGAGGTGGCGGTCAAGGAGCCCCGGCTGCCCGCGGGGCTCTCGCCCGAGCAGCGCGCGCGGGCGTACGCGCTGCTCGGACAGGCGGCGCGCGCGGCGGCCCGCATCGAGCACCCGTCCGTCATCACCGTCCACGACGTGCTCACCGTCGAGGACCGGCCGTGGCTGGTGATGGAGTTGGTACGCGGCGGGTCGCTCGCGGCCACGCTGCGCGGCGCCACCCTCGGCGTGCGGCAGGCCGCGCACGTGGGGCTCGCGGTGGCCGGCGCACTGCGGGCGGCGCACGCCGCGGGCATCGTGCACGGTGACGTGAAGCCCGGCAACATCCTCTTCGGCCGCCAGCGCCCGGCGGCCCCGGCGAGCGCCCCCGGCGCGGCCCCGGGCGCGGGCGACGGCGCACGTCGGATCGTGCTGTCCGACTTCGGCATGGTGCACGCGGTGGACCAGCAGCGGCGCGCGGCGCTCGGCGACCCGGCCGGCGCGGCGGTCCCCGGCACGGGCGCGGCCGGGCCGGCGGCGCACGGCCCGGTGAGCGCGCTGGAGTTCGTCGCCCCCGAGCGGCTGGGCGCCGAGCCCGCCGCGCTGGCGGCACCGGCGGACCTGTGGGCGCTGGGTGTCGTGCTGTACGCGGCGGTGGAGGGCGTGCTTCCGTTCCGTCGCGAGACCCCGGCGCGGACGGTGGCGGCGATGCTCGACTCCGCGCCGCACCCACCCGTACGGACCGGGCCGCTGACCGAGCTGATCGGCCGGCTGTTGGCGCGGGACCCGGCGGCCAGGCCCGGGGCCGAGCAGGCGGAGGAGGCGCTGCGCGCGCTGGCGGCGGCGCCGGAGCCACAGCGGTCGCGGCCCGGCAACCGGCCCCACAAGCCGTCGGCGATGGACACCATCCAGCTCCGCGCGCTGCGACCGGGCGACCCCGCCCCCGACGCCGCGGCCGAGCCCCGGCCGCCGTCACCGTCGCCGTCGCAACCCCAGCGCCCGCCCAGGTCAGACGACACCCAACAGCTCACCGCGCTCGGCAACCGGCCCCGCCCCACCGACCCGGCCCACCAGCCCGCACGGCCCCACCAGCCCAACCCGCAGGACCAACACGGTCAACACGGTCAACCGAGCCAGCAGGGCCCGGTCGACCAGGGTGCCGCCCGGCACCCGGCCGCCGGCCCGGCGGCTTCTCCGTACGACCGGGCCGGCGCGCCGCTGCCGCCGCACTCCGCCGGGTACGGGACGTCCAGCGGCGCGGGCGAGGCGGCCGGGGCGGGCCGTGCGGGCGGGCTGCCCGGCGCGCTGCCGCCGGCCGTGCCCATGACGGCGCGGGGGGCCGGCGCGGCCGGCGGTGCGAGCCCGGACGGCGCGGCGGCGGCCAAGCGCGGGCCGTGGGGCGGGGTTCGGCCCCGCGTCGCCGTGGGTGCGCTGGGCGCGCTGGTGCTCGTCGTCGGGGCGGGCGTCTTCCTCCTCACGGGCCCGCTCAGCGACGACGAGGCCGCCCCCGCTCCCCCGGCCAGCGCCCCGCCCAGCACGGCCGCGAGCCCCACCGCCACCCCGACGCCCACGGCCGCCCCCATCGACGCCGGGCGCCCGGCGCTGCCCGCGGGCTGGCGGCTGCACCCGCACCAGCCGCTGACCGCGACGGTGGCCCTGCCCGACGGCTACGCGCTGCGCGAGGCGAGCCGCACCCAGGCCGACTGGGTCGGCGGCGACAAGCGCGCCTTCACCATCAGCCTCAAGCGCGACACGAGCCGCGGCGCGACCGCCACCGAGGCGTCCGAGCAGCAGATCACCTGGTACCGCACGACCAAGGACTCGGCGATGGAGGGCGTGCGCACCCGCCGGCACAGCATCGACTGGTACGGCCAGCGGGCCCGTTGGATCGAGGTCGACTACCGGGCCAAGGGCAAGCGCGAGCAGCGCCGCCGCCTGGAACTCTTCGTTCCCGGCGCCGAACAGCGCGTCTACCAGCTCCTCATCGACACCACGGCGACCGGACCGCACCGCACCGAGCAGGACGAACTCTTCGCCATCGCCCGCGACCAACTCCGCGTCGACACCCCGCCGAACCCGTCCGCCACCCCGACCACCGACGCCACGCCCGAAGCCGGCACCACGCCCGCCACCGACGCGAAGCCAGACGCCGAGGCCGAGCCCGACGCGAAGCCCGACGCGCAGCCAGGCGGCGACCGGGAGAGCCCGAGCGGGAGGCCGGCGCCCAAGGACGACTGA
- a CDS encoding protein kinase, whose translation MDDYAGRVLADRYRLPLPPADEYEFVETRAFDTYSGQEVLLRQVPLPEVVEAEVVGDGAAHGAYGAGGWSGGGLDARRGTTRYDGVGDPAVRRAIEAATAAAQVPDHPRLDQVFHVFAEAGSLWIVSEYVPARPLAALLAERPLTPHRAAEVAADVLTALRALHAHGWTHRNITTRTVLVCDDGRAMLTGLAAGAAEEALCGYDPVPEALRAPRPREPLDDAVPARATEPGARPAAGAPRVDTGAVPSARPGTGPDSVRETAPGGPPPGPGPTRNATPPLAAPVVRRGPAGPVYRDQGPPGGAAATAGGPGEPGADPQGRATPSRAPRAGAIAAYRAGARAAVREAAEGPPVDAAPGTAGARPGAAVEDEWWAEGRDEPYWDDDQEGAEPEAPEASEPADDADARVAPAEPRGGDGYRGPDSALAAERARQARIVVVGAVTERWAPEQAGPVHENWRLAPPVGPAADLWAVGVLLFRAVQGHAPYPEDNASELVHLVCAEPPAYAEECGALRPVVESLMRQDPTERPDFEELRGWLRSLIRSAPEPDVGSRTVTVPPAEAIGPGDPKRLPILRRRGELVRRRRQAAALHGRHRHKRGRPPRVPRQRHETHDAAPRQEKHLRLETHDTAPPRESRAPGARAPRHLGRLLLLLILLLLAAGVLYAMLFMPKADEGEGADGGAGTSHSAPPATGPNAGRDDPGERVGDGGPTGQQPQSTDPTGLAKGFALRKDPDGFQVAVAEDWKRRPPNGRGQIRYLGSDYEMIVVPGRDKTAEYGSDPMKYQQDLEPELAPYRDSDWASATGLRRIDVGQTAMAEGAFGWKDTSGRQVYVRNLAMIISGRYHVLQIIGPADERGAVDRYFDQASASYRATR comes from the coding sequence GTGGACGACTACGCGGGTCGGGTACTCGCCGACCGCTATCGACTGCCGTTGCCGCCCGCCGACGAGTACGAGTTCGTGGAGACCCGCGCGTTCGACACCTACAGCGGCCAGGAAGTCCTGCTGCGGCAGGTGCCGTTGCCCGAGGTCGTCGAGGCCGAGGTGGTCGGCGACGGCGCGGCCCACGGGGCGTACGGCGCCGGCGGCTGGTCGGGCGGCGGCCTCGACGCGCGGCGCGGGACGACGCGGTACGACGGCGTCGGCGACCCGGCCGTGCGGCGCGCCATCGAGGCGGCCACCGCCGCCGCCCAGGTGCCCGACCACCCCCGACTCGACCAGGTCTTCCACGTCTTCGCCGAGGCCGGCAGCCTGTGGATCGTCAGCGAGTACGTGCCGGCCCGACCGCTGGCCGCGCTGCTCGCCGAGCGCCCACTCACCCCGCACCGCGCCGCCGAGGTCGCCGCCGACGTGCTGACCGCGCTGCGCGCCCTGCACGCGCACGGCTGGACGCACCGCAACATCACCACCCGCACCGTGCTGGTCTGCGACGACGGGCGCGCGATGCTCACCGGGCTGGCGGCGGGCGCGGCGGAGGAGGCGCTGTGTGGCTACGACCCGGTGCCCGAGGCGCTGCGCGCACCCCGTCCGCGCGAGCCGCTGGACGACGCGGTCCCCGCCCGCGCCACGGAGCCGGGCGCCCGCCCGGCGGCCGGCGCCCCACGGGTGGACACCGGCGCGGTGCCCTCGGCGCGCCCCGGCACCGGGCCCGACTCGGTGCGGGAGACCGCCCCGGGCGGCCCGCCGCCGGGCCCGGGCCCGACGCGGAACGCCACGCCGCCGCTGGCGGCCCCGGTCGTACGGCGCGGCCCCGCCGGCCCCGTCTACCGGGACCAGGGCCCGCCGGGCGGCGCCGCCGCGACAGCCGGCGGCCCGGGCGAGCCCGGAGCGGACCCGCAGGGGCGTGCCACGCCCTCGCGCGCGCCGCGCGCGGGCGCCATCGCCGCCTACCGCGCCGGGGCGCGGGCCGCCGTGCGCGAGGCCGCCGAGGGCCCGCCCGTCGACGCGGCACCGGGCACGGCCGGGGCGCGGCCGGGCGCGGCGGTCGAGGACGAGTGGTGGGCCGAGGGCCGGGACGAGCCGTACTGGGACGACGACCAGGAAGGGGCCGAACCGGAGGCGCCCGAGGCGAGCGAGCCGGCCGACGACGCCGACGCGCGCGTGGCCCCCGCCGAACCCCGGGGCGGCGACGGCTACCGCGGCCCCGACTCCGCGCTCGCCGCCGAACGGGCCCGGCAGGCGCGCATCGTCGTGGTCGGCGCCGTCACCGAGCGCTGGGCCCCCGAACAGGCCGGCCCAGTGCACGAGAACTGGCGGCTGGCCCCGCCCGTCGGCCCGGCCGCCGACCTGTGGGCCGTCGGCGTGCTGCTGTTCCGCGCGGTGCAGGGCCACGCGCCCTACCCCGAGGACAACGCGAGCGAACTGGTCCACCTGGTGTGCGCCGAGCCGCCCGCGTACGCCGAGGAGTGCGGCGCGCTGCGTCCCGTGGTCGAGTCGCTGATGCGCCAGGACCCCACCGAGCGCCCGGACTTCGAGGAGTTGCGCGGCTGGCTGCGCTCGCTGATCAGGTCGGCGCCCGAGCCCGACGTCGGCAGCCGCACCGTCACCGTGCCGCCCGCCGAGGCGATCGGCCCCGGTGACCCCAAGCGGCTGCCGATCCTGCGCCGCCGAGGCGAACTGGTGCGCCGCCGACGCCAGGCCGCGGCCCTGCACGGCCGCCACCGGCACAAGCGGGGCAGGCCGCCCCGGGTGCCCCGGCAGCGCCACGAGACGCACGACGCGGCGCCCCGGCAGGAGAAGCACCTGCGCCTGGAGACGCACGACACCGCCCCGCCGCGCGAGAGCCGCGCGCCCGGCGCGCGCGCCCCGCGCCACCTGGGCCGGCTGCTCCTGTTGCTGATACTGCTGCTGCTGGCGGCCGGGGTGCTGTACGCCATGTTGTTCATGCCCAAGGCCGACGAGGGGGAGGGCGCGGACGGCGGCGCCGGCACCTCGCACAGCGCGCCCCCGGCCACCGGCCCGAACGCCGGTCGCGACGACCCCGGCGAGCGGGTCGGCGACGGAGGGCCCACCGGGCAGCAGCCGCAGTCCACCGACCCGACCGGCCTGGCCAAGGGGTTCGCGCTGCGCAAGGACCCGGACGGCTTCCAGGTCGCCGTCGCCGAGGACTGGAAGCGCCGCCCGCCCAACGGCCGCGGCCAGATCCGCTACCTCGGCAGCGACTACGAGATGATCGTCGTGCCCGGCCGGGACAAGACCGCCGAGTACGGCAGCGACCCCATGAAGTACCAGCAGGACCTGGAGCCGGAGCTGGCCCCGTACCGCGACTCCGACTGGGCGTCGGCCACCGGGCTGCGCCGGATCGACGTGGGGCAGACCGCGATGGCCGAGGGCGCGTTCGGCTGGAAGGACACCAGCGGACGGCAGGTGTACGTGCGTAACCTCGCCATGATCATCAGCGGCCGGTACCACGTGCTCCAGATCATCGGCCCGGCCGACGAACGCGGCGCCGTGGACCGCTACTTCGACCAGGCTTCGGCTAGCTACCGCGCCACCCGCTGA